From the genome of Salvelinus namaycush isolate Seneca chromosome 10, SaNama_1.0, whole genome shotgun sequence, one region includes:
- the LOC120054764 gene encoding complement factor D-like: MAIRSVVLHIVLIIALNGIEGRKVPKVSIVGGREAARNSRPYMASLQSRGQHSCGGVLVREDFVLTAAHCDGRYRVVLGAHDLSEDENSQQKFDVVKYIPHPRFGDNLEYDIMLLKLRGRAILNRAVQLIPLMNGSMAEGSLCTTAGWGDIDDNSTPPDKLQEVNATIISPRECGRRWSGVNISRRTVCATGPRAFQGFCSGDSGGPLVCNGMSAGIVSFSGQRCANPSTPDVYTRVTSYCRWIQRELARNP, from the exons ATGGCAATCCGCTCAGTGGTTCTTCACATAGTGCTGATCATCGCCTTGAATG GCATTGAAGGGCGCAAGGTGCCAAAGGTGAGTATTGTTGGTGGAAGAGAGGCAGCTCGCAACTCTCGTCCATACATGGCTTCCTTACAGTCCCGAGGTCAACATTCCTGTGGAGGAGTTCTGGTGAGAGAAGATTTTGTCCTCACTGCTGCTCACTGTGATGG GCGTTACAGGGTGGTTCTTGGGGCTCACGACTTGTCAGAGGATGAAAATTCACAACAAAAATTCGATGTGGTTAAATACATTCCACACCCCAGGTTTGGGGACAATCTGGAGTATGACATCATGCTTCTCAAG TTGAGAGGGAGGGCCATCCTGAACAGAGCAGTGCAGCTGATCCCGCTGATGAATGGTTCGATGGCTGAGGGAAGCCTGTGCACCACGGCTGGCTGGGGGGACATAGATGATAACAGCACCCCACCAGACAAGCTGCAGGAGGTCAACGCCACCATCATATCACCCAGAGAGTGTGGCCGCCGGTGGAGTGGCGTCAACATCTCCAGGCGCACGGTGTGCGCAACAGGCCCCAGAGCTTTCCAAGGCTTCTGCTCG GGGGATTCAGGAGGTCCGTTGGTGTGTAACGGGATGTCAGCGGGCATCGTCTCTTTCTCAGGGCAGAGGTGTGCCAACCCTAGTACCCCTGATGTGTACACACGAGTGACTTCGTACTGCCGATGGATTCAGAGGGAGTTAGCTAGAAACCCTTAA